One window of the Methanobacteriaceae archaeon genome contains the following:
- a CDS encoding cysteine--tRNA ligase: protein MIKVYNTLSRQKEPLKPLKGNRVKLFVCGPTVYDNSHIGHARTYISFDVIVRYLKYRGFSVFYLQNITDIDDKIIKRAAETKKDPLLLAREFEAEYLRDMKALGVDNVNLFARATEHLPEIIAQIEALLDKGFAYESENGVYFDVSKFADFGKLSHRKIEDLKVHRITPDRAKKNPEDFALWKKKDEEPSWDSPWGAGRPGWHIEDTAITEEYFGPQYDIHGGGLDLIFPHHEAEIAQMESASGQKPMVRYWMHTGFLNVKGEKMSKSLGNFITIKELLEEYPPEVFRFFVLSTHYRSPIDFSHEILEQSQNSLKRLYKFYYNINELLDEDHPENGENDKIQGNLLKQTRINFLEAMDNDFNTPYALSILFNFIRDTNRTLNNDLISKRSLQNIKFFLTEIGEIFGFNFASDCAVQDEGISGELINIITDVRQKLRERKDWELSDEIRSKLSDLDINLEDK, encoded by the coding sequence ATGATAAAAGTTTATAATACATTATCTCGCCAAAAAGAACCCCTAAAACCCCTCAAGGGAAACCGGGTGAAACTTTTCGTCTGCGGACCAACAGTCTATGATAATTCCCATATAGGACACGCCCGAACCTATATCTCTTTTGATGTTATAGTCCGTTACCTTAAATATCGCGGTTTTAGTGTATTCTACCTTCAGAACATCACTGATATTGATGATAAAATAATTAAAAGGGCTGCTGAAACTAAAAAGGACCCTTTGCTTCTTGCCAGGGAATTTGAAGCAGAATATCTTAGGGATATGAAGGCCCTGGGAGTGGATAATGTCAATCTATTTGCCAGGGCAACAGAACATCTGCCTGAGATTATAGCACAAATTGAAGCCCTCCTGGATAAGGGATTCGCCTATGAAAGTGAAAATGGGGTTTACTTTGATGTATCTAAATTTGCGGATTTTGGTAAGTTATCCCATCGCAAAATAGAAGATCTGAAAGTGCACCGTATAACCCCTGACCGTGCTAAAAAAAATCCAGAAGACTTTGCACTGTGGAAGAAAAAGGATGAAGAACCCTCCTGGGATTCACCCTGGGGTGCAGGACGCCCTGGATGGCATATTGAAGACACAGCTATCACTGAGGAGTATTTCGGACCTCAATATGACATACACGGTGGTGGATTGGACCTGATATTTCCCCACCACGAGGCAGAAATTGCCCAAATGGAATCTGCATCCGGCCAAAAACCCATGGTGCGCTACTGGATGCACACCGGTTTTCTGAATGTCAAAGGAGAAAAGATGTCCAAATCCCTGGGAAACTTCATCACTATCAAAGAACTCCTGGAAGAATACCCTCCTGAGGTTTTCCGCTTCTTTGTTCTGTCCACTCATTACCGCAGCCCAATAGACTTCAGCCATGAAATATTAGAACAATCCCAGAACAGTCTAAAAAGATTATATAAATTCTATTACAACATAAACGAACTCCTAGATGAGGATCATCCTGAAAATGGAGAAAATGATAAAATTCAAGGTAATTTATTGAAGCAAACTCGGATTAATTTTCTGGAAGCCATGGATAATGATTTCAACACCCCCTATGCACTTTCAATTCTCTTTAACTTCATACGAGACACCAACAGGACCCTGAATAATGATTTAATTTCCAAAAGATCACTCCAAAATATAAAATTTTTCTTAACAGAAATAGGTGAAATATTTGGTTTCAATTTCGCATCCGACTGTGCCGTACAAGATGAAGGAATTTCAGGAGAACTGATTAACATCATAACTGATGTAAGGCAAAAACTTCGAGAGAGGAAGGATTGGGAACTTTCAGATGAAATTCGGAGCAAGTTAAGTGATCTGGATATAAATTTAGAAGATAAATAA
- a CDS encoding FAD-dependent oxidoreductase has product MKIVIAGGGAGGLSTASNIRKCNKNAEITVITKEKHIAYSPCAIPYVLGGEIKNFKNIIMHEKDDYLEKNIKIITQAEVYDVISSENKVKYRLKTGNDSNVKELSYDYLVIATGATSYIPPIEGTNLEGVFKIRTIEDGFKIKEWSGNSKHAVVVGASLIGLETSYALKQMGLKVTLTEMLPQIIPRSLDPDMAGIVHKYIEKQGIDVILNRPAEKILGEKQVEGVVFKDRTVKADMVILATGVRPQTKLAEIAGCKLGNMAIRVNEKMQTSVSNIYAVGDCVEVVDAITGEYTQSMLGTAAVSQGKIAAKNITGIGGEFKPVLNSMVSKVGELEFGAVGITKLLAPQKGIDVISGKIKALSKARYYPDAKRIDVKIICNIKGQIIGCQIIGEERVAERIDTMTLAISNGVTCSELATAEFSYAPPVSMVTDPIILAAEHVCDNLKDFQNNKITNRNL; this is encoded by the coding sequence ATGAAAATAGTAATAGCTGGTGGTGGTGCTGGTGGACTTTCTACAGCATCAAACATTAGAAAATGCAATAAAAATGCGGAAATTACCGTGATTACTAAAGAAAAACATATTGCCTATTCCCCCTGTGCTATACCTTACGTTTTAGGTGGAGAAATCAAAAATTTTAAGAATATCATCATGCACGAAAAAGATGATTATCTGGAGAAAAATATCAAAATAATAACTCAAGCAGAAGTATATGATGTGATAAGTAGTGAAAATAAAGTAAAATACCGTTTGAAAACAGGAAATGATTCTAATGTAAAAGAATTATCCTATGATTACCTTGTAATAGCAACTGGAGCAACTTCATACATACCTCCAATTGAAGGAACAAATTTGGAAGGTGTTTTCAAAATCAGGACTATTGAAGACGGTTTTAAAATCAAAGAGTGGTCTGGAAATAGTAAACATGCGGTGGTTGTAGGGGCCAGTCTAATCGGTTTAGAAACATCTTACGCCCTCAAACAGATGGGTTTAAAAGTAACCCTGACTGAAATGTTACCTCAAATTATTCCAAGATCATTAGATCCAGATATGGCGGGAATAGTTCACAAATACATTGAAAAACAAGGAATTGATGTCATTCTGAATCGCCCAGCAGAGAAAATTTTGGGTGAGAAACAGGTTGAAGGAGTGGTTTTTAAAGATAGAACAGTTAAGGCAGATATGGTTATTCTGGCTACGGGGGTCAGACCTCAGACTAAATTAGCTGAAATAGCAGGCTGCAAACTTGGAAACATGGCAATAAGAGTCAATGAGAAGATGCAAACATCCGTTTCAAATATATATGCTGTTGGGGATTGTGTAGAAGTAGTAGATGCAATAACTGGAGAATACACTCAATCCATGTTAGGGACAGCTGCTGTAAGTCAGGGAAAAATAGCTGCCAAAAATATTACTGGAATTGGCGGAGAATTCAAACCCGTGCTGAATTCCATGGTTTCTAAAGTTGGGGAACTTGAATTTGGTGCTGTAGGTATAACTAAGTTATTAGCCCCTCAAAAAGGGATAGATGTAATATCTGGGAAAATTAAAGCCCTCAGTAAGGCCCGTTATTATCCGGATGCTAAAAGAATTGACGTGAAGATCATATGCAACATTAAAGGACAGATTATCGGTTGTCAAATAATTGGGGAAGAAAGAGTCGCGGAAAGAATTGATACCATGACTTTAGCAATATCAAACGGTGTAACATGCTCTGAACTGGCTACCGCAGAGTTTTCTTATGCCCCTCCAGTTTCAATGGTAACTGATCCTATTATTCTGGCAGCAGAACATGTATGTGACAACTTGAAAGATTTTCAAAATAATAAAATTACGAACAGAAATCTATGA
- a CDS encoding 4Fe-4S binding protein produces MDVTFKKMKEVLEGEVALKSRDLEDSHEGFKGEIEDCSLEDKFITISPECVRCNLCVEECPVNAIENARFSKPARILDNCVKCEICTQTCPVSCIHVIDSTSHVTSDEVRYHLKSQKVPHRKLRMEEIHVDPDKCDSCATCVRFCPTGAIKVPEGSIACIDEEACVGCGACVNVCPEGSIELLRELGPVIKTKKLLVDQDTCVQCQVCEENCPVDAIKVEEDRVVLDEDKCILCEVCSSKCPVGALKLEMM; encoded by the coding sequence ATGGATGTTACATTCAAGAAGATGAAAGAAGTACTGGAGGGGGAAGTGGCTCTCAAATCCAGGGACTTGGAAGATAGTCATGAAGGATTTAAAGGAGAAATTGAAGATTGTTCCCTTGAGGATAAATTTATAACCATATCTCCTGAGTGTGTCCGCTGCAATCTGTGTGTGGAAGAATGTCCGGTTAATGCTATTGAAAATGCTAGATTCTCCAAGCCTGCCAGAATACTTGATAACTGTGTTAAATGTGAAATATGCACCCAAACATGTCCAGTTAGCTGCATTCATGTCATTGACAGCACATCCCATGTGACATCTGATGAAGTTAGATATCATCTTAAAAGTCAAAAAGTTCCACATCGTAAACTGCGCATGGAAGAGATTCACGTTGATCCAGATAAATGTGACTCATGTGCTACTTGCGTGAGATTCTGCCCCACAGGTGCCATTAAGGTTCCTGAAGGTAGTATTGCATGTATTGATGAAGAAGCCTGTGTAGGATGTGGTGCCTGCGTTAACGTCTGCCCGGAGGGTTCAATAGAACTTTTAAGAGAGTTAGGGCCTGTTATTAAGACCAAAAAGCTCCTGGTAGATCAGGATACTTGTGTGCAATGCCAAGTCTGTGAAGAAAACTGCCCAGTGGATGCCATTAAAGTAGAAGAAGATAGGGTGGTTTTAGATGAAGATAAATGCATTTTATGCGAAGTTTGTTCTAGTAAGTGCCCAGTAGGAGCTCTTAAACTGGAGATGATGTAA
- a CDS encoding CBS domain-containing protein yields MLVKEIMDKNFIVVSPEETLKDVSILMEEKRKFTTPVVDGQNRLIGWITSLDVTRGFREGRKKVEDVMQVKDNIVHVHQNDPARLAVLEASQHRVVSIPVLDDDDVVVGVVRTFDIVKTLSSLYEIKVSKIFEAMEDELKGVSWDELMEASAIVTRRRTGKRVTGKDYEKRIKDSTFGEAIWATGGLEKFFVGLIAIGELVIARKVAKARK; encoded by the coding sequence ATGTTAGTTAAGGAAATTATGGACAAGAACTTTATAGTGGTATCACCTGAAGAAACCCTAAAAGATGTTTCCATATTGATGGAAGAAAAACGCAAATTCACCACACCTGTAGTTGATGGGCAGAATAGACTTATTGGATGGATAACTTCATTAGATGTCACTAGGGGTTTCAGGGAAGGTCGAAAGAAGGTTGAAGATGTGATGCAGGTTAAAGATAATATTGTACATGTGCATCAGAATGACCCGGCACGTTTAGCAGTACTCGAAGCATCACAACACCGGGTGGTCAGTATTCCAGTTTTGGATGATGATGATGTGGTGGTAGGTGTGGTGCGCACTTTTGATATCGTGAAAACTCTTTCCAGCCTATATGAAATTAAAGTTTCCAAGATCTTCGAGGCCATGGAAGATGAACTTAAAGGAGTGAGCTGGGATGAACTCATGGAAGCTTCGGCCATTGTAACTCGAAGAAGAACTGGTAAACGAGTAACAGGAAAAGACTACGAGAAACGTATAAAGGATTCCACATTTGGTGAGGCAATATGGGCTACTGGAGGATTGGAAAAGTTTTTCGTAGGATTAATTGCCATTGGTGAACTGGTTATTGCCAGAAAGGTGGCTAAAGCAAGGAAATAA
- the thiI gene encoding tRNA 4-thiouridine(8) synthase ThiI: protein MEYKLIIVRYGEIGIKSTKVRGRFERKLIENIKSVIDGYVELKQGRILIHPYELETALEYLNKIPGIVSYSPAAVTQTNHDSIKELIEIYINKLVEDGIFSGDDSFAIRCRRVGDHDFTSQEMAAYCGSVVYGLTQSKVDLSHPDFELFVEVRGDETFIFHQKMPGLGGLPVGTQGRVIALISSGIDSPVASFLMMKRGCSVTLLNFNTYPYSSESSEKILRIHEKLKEYSAGAKLDLYQIDYGEFLHKCIEIAPERMTCVLCKSGMYKIAEKIAKNRKILAIVDGSSIGQVASQTLPNILATRYSTQMPILSPLIGLDKVEIENLAKKIGTYDISILPEEGCSAVPRHPETNAELTRVLEVLDKIDAEDELNKAVSTQKKLK from the coding sequence ATGGAATACAAATTAATAATAGTTCGTTACGGGGAAATTGGAATAAAAAGCACTAAAGTTAGGGGCAGGTTCGAGCGTAAACTCATTGAGAATATAAAAAGTGTTATTGATGGTTATGTGGAATTGAAACAAGGTAGAATACTCATCCATCCTTATGAATTGGAAACTGCCCTTGAATATCTCAATAAAATTCCAGGCATAGTTTCATACAGTCCTGCAGCCGTAACCCAGACTAATCATGATTCAATTAAAGAATTGATAGAAATTTACATTAATAAACTGGTTGAAGATGGTATTTTCTCGGGGGATGATTCCTTTGCCATCCGTTGCAGGAGAGTGGGTGATCATGATTTCACCAGCCAAGAAATGGCTGCATACTGTGGCTCAGTTGTCTACGGTTTAACTCAATCTAAAGTTGACCTTTCTCATCCTGATTTTGAATTATTCGTGGAAGTAAGAGGGGATGAAACCTTCATATTCCACCAGAAAATGCCGGGACTGGGAGGTTTGCCTGTAGGAACTCAGGGAAGAGTTATAGCTTTGATTTCAAGTGGCATTGATTCGCCGGTGGCCAGTTTTCTAATGATGAAAAGAGGTTGCAGTGTGACTCTCCTCAATTTCAACACCTATCCCTATTCCTCAGAATCTAGTGAGAAAATCCTGAGAATTCATGAAAAACTGAAAGAATATTCTGCTGGGGCGAAATTAGATCTTTACCAGATTGACTATGGTGAATTTCTTCACAAGTGCATTGAGATTGCCCCGGAAAGGATGACTTGTGTACTGTGTAAAAGTGGGATGTACAAAATCGCAGAAAAAATTGCCAAAAATCGAAAAATCTTAGCCATTGTTGATGGAAGTAGCATCGGACAAGTAGCATCTCAAACTCTTCCAAACATCTTAGCAACTCGATATTCTACCCAGATGCCCATATTAAGTCCTTTAATTGGACTGGACAAAGTTGAAATTGAGAACTTGGCCAAGAAGATAGGAACTTACGATATTTCCATACTCCCAGAAGAGGGATGTTCTGCAGTACCCCGCCACCCTGAGACCAATGCAGAATTAACCAGAGTCTTAGAGGTCTTGGATAAAATTGATGCTGAGGATGAATTAAATAAGGCTGTTTCAACCCAAAAAAAACTTAAATAA
- the rnc gene encoding ribonuclease III: MKILEKFSIVPHDIHLYEVAFLHESYSHENNLDECYERLEFLGDAVLDLVVSEYLYSMNSNSTEGELTRIRSNYVCKKALYTYSIELGLDKYIKLGAGAELTRRELDSVVSDVFESFVGALYLDQGLDKVKEFLDETVLPHIENQDIFFHDYKSELKMLCDQEGRTIIYDLIKEEGEPHNKKFTMAVFINGKNCGTGCGGSKKEAEQNAARVALNIL, translated from the coding sequence ATGAAAATCCTGGAAAAATTTTCCATTGTTCCCCATGATATTCATCTTTATGAGGTCGCTTTCCTACATGAGTCCTATTCCCATGAAAACAACCTCGATGAATGTTATGAAAGATTAGAATTTCTGGGAGATGCAGTTCTAGATTTGGTAGTTTCTGAATACTTATATAGCATGAACTCAAATTCAACTGAGGGTGAGTTAACCCGAATACGGTCTAATTATGTTTGTAAAAAGGCACTATACACTTATTCCATAGAATTAGGATTGGATAAGTATATAAAATTAGGTGCTGGTGCTGAATTAACCAGAAGAGAACTCGATTCTGTAGTCAGTGATGTTTTTGAATCTTTTGTTGGTGCTTTATATCTGGACCAAGGCTTGGACAAAGTGAAAGAATTCCTCGATGAAACTGTTCTCCCCCACATAGAAAACCAGGACATCTTTTTTCATGATTATAAATCTGAATTGAAAATGTTATGCGACCAGGAGGGTCGTACCATAATTTATGATTTAATCAAAGAGGAAGGAGAACCACATAATAAAAAATTCACCATGGCTGTGTTTATTAATGGGAAAAATTGCGGAACCGGCTGCGGGGGAAGTAAAAAAGAAGCAGAACAGAATGCTGCTCGTGTAGCTTTAAATATTCTTTGA
- a CDS encoding carbohydrate kinase family protein, translating into MTLDVIGFGALNLDRLYQVNQIACKDEEGHIEDLHECCGGSAANTIVGLARLGLDTGFIGKLAQDSEGLKLLDNLKSEGVDTQGIILSTSGRSGTVQGYVDGEGQRALYVDPGVNDEITIDGINEEYAFNTRLLHLTSFVGKSIKAQEALLEIIPDQVIVSLDPGMIYASYGLELLENILQRTNILLINQGEFDLLLPPAEGHDVNINTLLNYGIEVIVIKQGDKGCLVTDGARTHILEALKVDCRDTTGAGDAFNSGFIYGFINGKSIKESAVIGNFVAACCVQEIGATTGLPSKSDLDDISW; encoded by the coding sequence ATGACCCTGGATGTGATTGGATTTGGTGCGCTTAACTTGGACCGACTTTACCAGGTGAACCAGATCGCCTGCAAGGATGAAGAAGGTCACATCGAAGATTTACACGAATGTTGCGGTGGTTCAGCTGCCAATACCATAGTTGGACTGGCCAGATTAGGATTAGACACAGGATTTATCGGGAAGCTTGCCCAAGACTCTGAAGGATTGAAACTTTTGGATAACCTTAAGAGTGAAGGAGTGGACACTCAGGGGATTATCCTAAGCACTTCTGGGAGAAGTGGAACAGTACAGGGTTATGTTGATGGTGAAGGACAGCGAGCATTATACGTTGACCCCGGGGTGAATGACGAAATCACCATAGACGGGATAAATGAAGAATACGCATTCAATACACGCCTTCTACACCTTACATCTTTTGTTGGCAAATCAATCAAAGCTCAGGAAGCATTACTCGAAATAATCCCGGATCAGGTTATTGTCAGTTTGGACCCAGGGATGATCTACGCATCTTATGGCTTGGAGTTACTGGAAAACATTCTTCAACGCACCAATATTCTGTTAATTAATCAGGGTGAGTTTGATCTTCTTCTGCCTCCTGCAGAAGGACATGATGTTAATATTAACACCCTCTTAAATTATGGGATTGAGGTAATAGTTATTAAACAGGGAGATAAGGGGTGTTTAGTAACAGATGGTGCTAGAACCCACATCTTAGAAGCATTGAAAGTAGATTGTCGGGACACCACAGGTGCAGGAGATGCATTCAACTCAGGATTCATCTATGGATTTATTAATGGTAAAAGTATTAAAGAATCTGCAGTTATTGGAAATTTCGTTGCTGCATGTTGTGTTCAGGAAATAGGAGCCACTACCGGCCTTCCATCAAAATCTGATCTTGACGATATATCTTGGTGA
- a CDS encoding pyridoxamine 5'-phosphate oxidase family protein, translating to MTMSKEMMDAIEKDLVFLATASSEGIPNVVPIGFARPIDNGSILIADNYMNKTRKNIEENPHVAIVTKDAKTNPYQFKGTAEIFESGEIFDEVVEWALNVMTKLNPKAAIVVKVTEIYSVQPGPEAGKKVD from the coding sequence ATGACCATGAGCAAAGAGATGATGGATGCAATTGAGAAAGATTTAGTATTTCTGGCAACAGCCAGCAGCGAAGGAATTCCCAATGTGGTTCCCATAGGTTTTGCAAGGCCCATTGACAATGGAAGCATATTAATTGCTGACAACTACATGAACAAAACCCGGAAAAATATTGAAGAAAACCCTCATGTGGCCATAGTCACCAAAGACGCTAAAACGAATCCTTACCAGTTTAAGGGTACTGCTGAAATATTTGAATCTGGTGAAATATTCGATGAAGTGGTGGAATGGGCACTGAATGTTATGACCAAACTCAATCCCAAAGCAGCCATTGTAGTAAAAGTAACTGAGATCTACTCTGTTCAACCCGGACCTGAAGCTGGTAAAAAGGTTGATTAG
- a CDS encoding YkgJ family cysteine cluster protein, with translation MLRDLIIDKELFQELRRKSLESDAGENSPEEVELLEKAVFNRLKKKRSVKRYKKLGVTKGDLKEIIELAAIIGLDVIGGPSNYELAIEHEEWCTVCGRCCRESESVFIHKDELNLLLTFNPELEKDIIPNRLYPEHFELKHIQPCKFIDPETNLCSIYNSRPQVCRNHPLVLIESEGRAKNIIYLRSTCNYSVELVLAKSIILFDESIRRLKCE, from the coding sequence ATGTTAAGAGATCTTATTATTGATAAAGAACTTTTTCAGGAGCTTAGAAGGAAATCCTTAGAATCTGATGCTGGGGAAAACTCTCCTGAAGAAGTTGAACTCCTGGAAAAGGCCGTGTTCAATCGATTGAAAAAGAAGAGATCAGTGAAAAGGTACAAAAAATTAGGAGTTACTAAAGGGGACCTTAAGGAGATAATTGAACTTGCAGCCATCATTGGATTAGATGTAATAGGCGGCCCATCAAATTACGAACTTGCCATTGAACATGAAGAATGGTGCACTGTTTGTGGAAGATGCTGCAGAGAATCAGAATCCGTATTCATTCACAAAGATGAATTGAATCTTCTTCTCACTTTCAACCCTGAACTGGAAAAGGATATTATACCCAACAGATTATATCCTGAACATTTTGAACTCAAACATATTCAACCCTGTAAATTCATTGACCCTGAAACCAACTTGTGCTCAATATACAATTCAAGACCACAGGTATGTCGAAATCACCCACTGGTATTGATTGAATCCGAGGGTAGGGCAAAAAATATCATTTACCTGCGTAGTACTTGTAATTATTCTGTGGAACTGGTCCTGGCAAAATCAATAATATTATTTGACGAATCCATTCGCAGGCTCAAATGTGAATAA
- a CDS encoding formylmethanofuran--tetrahydromethanopterin N-formyltransferase yields MKGKKTRLDKIEDTYAEAFKGICCRVIVTADDEETLHRAAYDATSTPGTVIGRVEGGIEGWLPEEKTPDGRKGAILHFWYDKEDIEKFEVELSYRIRQDILVKPFTSLFDASINPAGYIDTMKHVGHCGDGYEWEEDLYGRHMIIVPIATPDFLIERKLGYMKGVMGANFWYYCSSKEAVLKGGREALQAIESVKGVVTPFDICSAASKPETNYPWIGPTTNHPYCPTLQKVLGKESKVPRGVEYIPEIVLNGLDMVSLKKAMKRGIEILLDYDDVLGISAGNYGGKLGDYKIQLKEMFP; encoded by the coding sequence ATGAAAGGGAAAAAAACACGTCTGGATAAAATAGAAGATACCTATGCCGAAGCCTTCAAGGGAATATGTTGCAGAGTTATAGTTACAGCAGATGATGAGGAAACTCTGCATAGAGCAGCCTATGATGCCACTTCCACCCCGGGAACAGTTATTGGTAGAGTGGAAGGTGGAATCGAAGGATGGTTACCCGAAGAAAAGACCCCTGATGGTAGAAAAGGAGCTATATTACATTTTTGGTATGATAAAGAGGATATTGAAAAGTTTGAAGTTGAATTATCTTATCGCATCCGCCAAGATATCCTGGTAAAACCATTCACATCCTTATTTGATGCATCCATTAATCCTGCAGGTTACATTGACACCATGAAACATGTGGGTCATTGTGGAGATGGATATGAATGGGAAGAAGATCTATATGGGCGTCATATGATTATTGTACCCATTGCTACACCCGATTTTCTGATTGAACGCAAACTAGGATACATGAAGGGTGTAATGGGTGCTAATTTCTGGTACTACTGCAGTAGTAAAGAAGCTGTGCTAAAGGGAGGTAGAGAAGCACTACAAGCCATTGAGTCCGTTAAAGGAGTTGTTACTCCCTTCGATATTTGTTCAGCAGCTTCTAAACCTGAAACCAACTACCCCTGGATAGGGCCCACCACTAACCATCCTTACTGTCCCACCCTGCAGAAGGTCCTTGGTAAAGAATCAAAGGTACCCCGCGGTGTGGAGTACATCCCAGAGATAGTTTTAAATGGATTGGACATGGTAAGCCTTAAAAAAGCTATGAAGAGGGGTATAGAAATTTTACTGGATTATGATGATGTGCTGGGTATTTCCGCCGGGAATTACGGTGGAAAGTTAGGAGATTATAAAATTCAACTTAAAGAGATGTTCCCATGA
- a CDS encoding 4Fe-4S binding protein, which yields MTTAQENGEKSDKVKKIYKPLRDVEVDYEVDHDKCASCIERPCLDACPVNAVREVPPDNHIEIDDKCFGCILCRDACPYDAITMETTLSEPRRENIPNINTKLCRQCGACVDACRTGAIHLTSSGTEEAHSEIDEDKCVRCGYCSRVCPTEAIKYGEILPRSVVGGKAIVVNEKKCIGCMTCTRVCPSRGAINISKLSKLPYINPSYCARCEECMNVCPSTAIKYSSRKRAYEGYSKIKTMDIVFDLLEKESKKLAIETVKIDSILNKITREVSYSHKEDEFTQDVTELVTDEIKALLEGELDIEDLSEIIQATAPHRVINVSEEACIGCGACIKECPVDCIELELPSPVHIKDACVYCGKCVETCPFQAISLKKESFQVEDGRILFKRRNILGPSTGVVSVDAASCQRCGVCINKCPVDAMSMVDDQVVVDEDTCILCGECQRICPTRAVELHETVP from the coding sequence ATTACCACTGCACAAGAAAATGGTGAAAAATCCGATAAAGTGAAAAAAATCTACAAACCATTACGGGATGTGGAAGTGGATTACGAAGTGGACCATGATAAATGTGCCTCATGCATTGAAAGGCCCTGTTTAGATGCCTGTCCTGTAAATGCTGTTAGGGAGGTTCCCCCAGATAATCATATTGAAATCGATGATAAATGCTTCGGATGCATCCTCTGCAGGGATGCCTGCCCTTATGATGCCATAACTATGGAAACCACACTTTCCGAACCACGCAGAGAGAACATTCCTAATATCAACACCAAACTATGTCGTCAGTGTGGAGCATGTGTTGATGCCTGCCGTACCGGGGCCATTCACCTTACATCTTCTGGTACTGAGGAAGCTCATAGTGAAATAGACGAGGATAAATGTGTGCGTTGTGGTTACTGTTCCCGAGTTTGTCCCACTGAAGCCATTAAGTATGGTGAAATTTTACCACGCTCAGTGGTGGGTGGTAAAGCCATAGTGGTGAATGAAAAGAAATGTATAGGTTGTATGACCTGCACCAGGGTCTGTCCATCCCGGGGAGCAATTAATATCAGCAAGCTCAGTAAGCTTCCCTATATCAATCCTTCCTACTGTGCCCGGTGTGAGGAGTGTATGAACGTCTGCCCCTCCACTGCCATTAAGTATTCATCCCGTAAACGGGCCTATGAAGGTTACAGCAAGATCAAAACCATGGATATAGTTTTTGATCTTCTGGAGAAAGAAAGTAAAAAATTAGCCATTGAAACAGTTAAAATTGATTCTATCTTAAATAAGATCACCCGTGAAGTCAGCTACAGTCATAAAGAGGATGAATTCACCCAGGATGTCACTGAACTTGTGACTGATGAAATCAAGGCACTGCTGGAAGGTGAACTTGACATTGAAGATTTGAGTGAAATTATCCAGGCCACAGCCCCTCACCGTGTGATTAATGTTTCAGAAGAAGCATGTATTGGTTGTGGTGCCTGTATCAAGGAATGTCCTGTTGACTGTATTGAACTGGAGTTGCCCTCCCCAGTACACATTAAAGATGCATGCGTATATTGTGGTAAATGCGTTGAAACATGTCCCTTCCAAGCTATCAGTCTTAAAAAGGAATCCTTCCAAGTGGAAGATGGGCGTATCCTATTTAAACGGCGTAATATTCTAGGACCATCAACAGGTGTAGTTTCTGTTGACGCAGCATCCTGTCAGCGCTGTGGTGTTTGTATAAATAAGTGTCCTGTGGATGCAATGAGCATGGTAGATGATCAGGTAGTGGTAGATGAGGATACCTGTATTTTGTGTGGTGAATGCCAGCGCATATGCCCCACCAGAGCTGTCGAGCTACATGAAACAGTACCCTAA